A genomic segment from Pseudomonadota bacterium encodes:
- the leuC gene encoding 3-isopropylmalate dehydratase large subunit, with protein MARPRTLFDKIWHDHLVDVAEDGTCLLYIDRHLVHEVTSPQAFEGLRTAGRKMRRPQATLAVADHNVPTTDRSHGITDAQSQLQVETLEKNCKEFGIPYFAMADTRQGIVHVVGPEQGFTQPGMTIVCGDSHTATHGAFGALAFGIGTSEVEHVLATQTLIQRPAENMRITVEGALKPGITAKDIALAIIGRIGTAGGTGHVIEYAGSAIRGLSMEGRMTLCNMTIEAGARAGLIAPDETTFAYLKGRPFAPKGAAWEQACAAWRELPSDAEAFYDKEIVLAAADIAPQVTWGTSPEDVLPITGAVPDPAREKDAARRDAMERALDYMALRPGTKLTDIRVDRVFIGSCTNGRIEDLRAVAAVVKGKKVASNVGAMIVPGSGLVKAQAEREGLDKVFLEAGFEWREAGCSMCLAMNADRLKPGERCAATSNRNFEGRQGRGGRTHLMSPAMAAAAAITGHLTDIREFD; from the coding sequence ATGGCGCGGCCAAGAACACTTTTCGACAAAATCTGGCACGACCACCTGGTGGACGTCGCAGAGGACGGCACCTGCCTTCTCTACATTGACCGTCACCTCGTCCACGAGGTGACGAGCCCCCAAGCCTTCGAGGGCTTGCGGACGGCCGGGCGCAAGATGCGCCGTCCGCAAGCAACCCTTGCGGTCGCCGACCACAACGTGCCAACGACAGACCGTTCGCACGGCATCACGGACGCCCAGTCGCAACTCCAGGTCGAAACCCTGGAGAAGAACTGCAAGGAATTCGGCATTCCCTACTTCGCGATGGCGGACACCCGCCAGGGCATCGTCCACGTCGTCGGGCCCGAACAGGGCTTCACGCAGCCCGGCATGACGATCGTCTGCGGCGACAGCCACACGGCGACTCACGGCGCCTTCGGCGCCCTTGCCTTCGGTATCGGCACTTCCGAGGTCGAGCACGTGCTGGCGACGCAAACCTTGATCCAGCGACCGGCCGAAAACATGCGAATCACGGTCGAGGGCGCGCTCAAGCCCGGCATCACGGCGAAGGATATCGCCCTTGCGATCATCGGCAGGATCGGCACCGCCGGCGGCACCGGCCACGTCATCGAATACGCCGGCTCCGCCATTCGCGGGCTTTCGATGGAAGGGCGGATGACGCTTTGCAACATGACGATCGAAGCCGGCGCGCGCGCCGGCCTCATCGCACCCGACGAAACGACCTTCGCCTATCTCAAGGGCCGGCCCTTCGCCCCCAAGGGTGCTGCCTGGGAGCAGGCCTGCGCCGCCTGGCGCGAGCTGCCGTCCGACGCCGAAGCCTTTTACGACAAAGAAATTGTGCTGGCCGCCGCCGACATCGCGCCCCAGGTCACTTGGGGAACCAGCCCCGAGGACGTGCTGCCCATCACCGGCGCCGTTCCCGACCCGGCGCGGGAGAAGGACGCCGCCCGCCGGGACGCCATGGAACGCGCGCTCGACTACATGGCGCTGCGGCCCGGCACCAAGCTGACCGACATCCGGGTGGACCGCGTCTTCATCGGTTCCTGCACGAACGGCCGGATCGAAGACCTCCGGGCGGTCGCCGCCGTCGTCAAGGGAAAGAAGGTGGCGAGCAACGTCGGCGCCATGATCGTGCCCGGTTCCGGCCTCGTGAAGGCGCAGGCGGAGCGGGAGGGGCTCGACAAGGTTTTCCTGGAAGCCGGGTTCGAATGGCGCGAGGCCGGCTGCTCGATGTGCCTGGCGATGAACGCCGACCGGCTGAAGCCCGGCGAACGCTGCGCGGCGACCTCGAACCGCAATTTCGAGGGCCGCCAGGGCCGCGGCGGGCGGACCCACCTGATGAGCCCGGCGATGGCCGCCGCCGCCGCCATTACCGGCCACCTGACCGACATCCGCGAATTCGACTGA
- the leuD gene encoding 3-isopropylmalate dehydratase small subunit, giving the protein MEKFQTLEGIAAPLRRINVDTDMIIPKQFLKTIKRTGLGESLFHEMRTAPDGSPKADFVLNRAPWNRAKILVAGANFGCGSSREHAVWAILDFGIRCVIAPSFADIFYGNCFKNGILPIRLPEETVAALMADAESGEKGKLKVDLPAQTITRADGATIPFAIEPFLKSCLLEGLDDIALTLRKEAKIAAFEASQRETRPWLAA; this is encoded by the coding sequence ATGGAAAAATTCCAAACCCTTGAAGGAATCGCCGCCCCCCTGCGGAGGATCAACGTCGACACCGACATGATCATCCCCAAGCAGTTCCTGAAAACGATCAAGCGGACGGGGCTGGGCGAAAGCCTCTTCCACGAAATGCGCACCGCGCCGGACGGCAGCCCGAAGGCGGACTTCGTCTTAAACCGCGCGCCCTGGAACCGGGCCAAGATTCTGGTCGCGGGCGCCAACTTCGGTTGCGGTTCGTCTCGCGAGCACGCCGTCTGGGCGATTCTCGATTTCGGGATTCGCTGCGTCATCGCGCCTTCCTTCGCCGACATTTTCTACGGCAATTGCTTCAAGAACGGGATCCTGCCGATCCGGCTTCCGGAAGAAACCGTCGCGGCCCTGATGGCGGACGCCGAAAGCGGCGAGAAGGGCAAGTTGAAAGTGGACCTGCCCGCCCAGACGATCACGCGCGCCGATGGCGCCACGATCCCCTTCGCGATCGAGCCCTTCCTGAAGAGCTGCCTGCTCGAAGGCCTCGACGACATTGCGCTTACGCTGCGGAAGGAGGCGAAAATCGCCGCCTTCGAGGCAAGCCAGCGCGAAACCCGGCCCTGGCTCGCCGCCTGA
- the rplS gene encoding 50S ribosomal protein L19 codes for MNTIEQLENEAMQKMNAERPLPNFGPGDTVNVKVKVVEGTRERIQAFEGICIARANRGINSSFTVRKVSYGEGVERVFPLYSPYVAGIDVIRYGAVRRAKLYYLRDLAGRRARIAEDTSRRIAVQSETAAAADGAPEAGKA; via the coding sequence CGAAGCCATGCAGAAGATGAACGCCGAGCGGCCTCTCCCAAATTTCGGGCCCGGCGACACCGTGAACGTGAAGGTGAAGGTGGTCGAGGGAACCCGCGAGCGAATCCAGGCCTTCGAGGGCATCTGCATCGCGCGGGCGAATCGCGGGATCAATTCCTCCTTCACGGTGCGGAAGGTTTCCTATGGCGAAGGGGTTGAACGCGTTTTCCCGCTATACTCCCCGTACGTCGCAGGCATTGACGTCATCCGCTACGGCGCCGTCCGCCGGGCGAAACTTTACTACTTGCGGGACCTCGCCGGGCGCCGGGCGCGCATTGCGGAAGACACTTCCCGTCGCATCGCGGTGCAGAGCGAAACTGCCGCCGCCGCGGACGGCGCGCCGGAGGCAGGCAAGGCATAG
- the leuB gene encoding 3-isopropylmalate dehydrogenase gives MTMTGKILLLPGDGIGPEVMAQVRRLMDCLAGEGRVRFEVEEDLIGGAAFDAHGTPLSEETLRLALAADAVLLGAVGGPKWDSLPFDKKPERGLLRIRKEMGLFANLRPAIVFEALADASPLKRELVAGLDILIVRELTGGIYFGEPRGIEDIGHCERRGINTQVYTSGEIRRVARVAFELARNRDNRVCSVEKSNVMESGLLWREEVTKLHKAEYADIALSHMYSDNCAMQLVRAPKQFDVIVTDNLFGDMLSDEAAMLTGSLGMLPSASLGAADKQGKRKALYEPVHGSAPDIAGRNAANPLAAILSFAMLLRHSFERAKEADRIEAAVRKVLEGGLRTADIMQPGKAKVSTAVMGEAVAREFEKLGG, from the coding sequence ATGACCATGACCGGAAAGATTCTGCTTTTGCCCGGCGACGGCATCGGGCCGGAGGTGATGGCCCAAGTCCGCCGCCTGATGGATTGTCTGGCCGGGGAGGGGCGCGTTCGTTTCGAGGTCGAGGAGGACCTGATCGGCGGGGCCGCCTTCGATGCCCACGGCACGCCCTTAAGCGAAGAGACGCTTCGCCTCGCCCTTGCCGCCGACGCCGTCCTGCTCGGCGCCGTCGGCGGGCCGAAATGGGACAGCCTTCCCTTCGACAAGAAGCCCGAGCGCGGGCTTCTGCGCATCCGGAAGGAGATGGGTCTTTTCGCCAATTTACGGCCGGCCATCGTCTTCGAGGCACTGGCCGACGCCTCGCCCTTGAAACGCGAGTTGGTCGCCGGCCTCGACATCCTGATCGTGCGCGAGTTGACCGGCGGGATTTACTTCGGCGAACCCCGCGGCATCGAGGACATCGGCCACTGCGAACGCCGGGGCATCAATACCCAGGTCTACACCTCCGGAGAGATTCGCCGGGTTGCCCGCGTCGCCTTCGAGCTTGCCCGCAACCGGGACAACCGGGTCTGCTCCGTCGAAAAAAGCAACGTCATGGAAAGCGGCCTTCTATGGCGCGAGGAAGTAACGAAGCTGCACAAGGCCGAGTACGCGGATATCGCGCTTTCGCACATGTATTCGGATAACTGCGCCATGCAGCTTGTCCGCGCGCCGAAGCAGTTCGACGTCATCGTGACGGATAATTTGTTCGGCGACATGCTGTCGGACGAGGCGGCGATGTTAACCGGCTCCCTCGGCATGCTGCCTTCCGCCTCGCTGGGCGCTGCCGACAAGCAGGGCAAGCGGAAGGCGCTTTACGAGCCCGTTCACGGCAGCGCGCCGGACATCGCCGGCCGCAACGCCGCCAACCCGCTGGCGGCGATCTTGAGCTTCGCCATGCTGCTGCGGCACTCCTTCGAACGCGCGAAGGAAGCGGACCGCATCGAGGCGGCGGTCCGCAAGGTGCTGGAGGGCGGGCTGCGCACGGCCGACATCATGCAGCCGGGCAAGGCGAAGGTGTCGACCGCGGTGATGGGCGAGGCCGTCGCCCGCGAGTTTGAGAAGCTTGGCGGTTGA